The following proteins are co-located in the Solanum pennellii chromosome 8, SPENNV200 genome:
- the LOC107027559 gene encoding uncharacterized protein LOC107027559 has protein sequence MNVFADLLTFLGQDKFQQFLDETPFGFFYNLHHIKIQCQLLRHLFIMANENVRDDMFVIKVNGKELHFGLKEFVAITGLKCGPVSDFVSDPHVQNRLIAENFGDFNKVSKSDFYYKFKLQNFWEEDDKLKIGILYFISSFLTASDPSKTTIPKLYFDLVESGQYATFPWANECFNLTLKACNQKFKKNPSSFKFNQFHIALQIWFYECCHPFDNTIAIRVSNRTPRILNWKTPNDVIFFDDLKKTIFRTHGNQHKFRNIVFSEEELNRMDETILNQSSSHHDSENPRSSENRAVDSEHKVQELRADIAEVKAELKELKITVHKRMVDIKMYVDNSTKMIIDEIRLSRGEQIPEEQPEENVNHHAAQSDPTDMPTETIPQQVQSSNTAAQKSTDDCLNVDASTTSKSKPPTLDDYPDFTMTQIIALDPILNATTTPNLRTRNKNVGKYDSSPYIRMSEGESSSNRVPTFFQIKHPFQNHNGFDVPDQLIEEFNKWIFKDVSSRRGRKAAYSKSKNTFHPLMDFGVVKIGEKDFFHIMSQPGRPWEDGHINTIMYYLRKKAKYSQTVTSYSTVDCWFMAWVDNIEKQWRQSQCDMRCISPDHDVGQCIRGYKLLANIPWDRVDEVIIPVNINDKFHWFLVVFQIKSRCLYVYDSMMGGSVHSRKVKEAVDKLATMIPLFLTSTGFYGKRLDLYANNLPNYQQKSHSEPLSIKNVTHVPQQEESSNGCGLYTSLFAEYMSNDVFDMSHIDIDSTYHRQRYATLLWHYGKSKNDEGAISESEVTGTVASKKGGPRTHKEQVMDTTNYPTPKFRIRK, from the exons ATGAATGTGTTTGCGGATTTGTTGACCTTTTTAGGTCAAGATAAGTTTCAACAATTCCTAGATGAAAcaccttttggatttttttataatttgcatCACATTAAAATCCAATGTCAATTGTTGAGACACTTATTTATAATGGCGAATGAAAATGTTAGGGATGACATGTTTGTCATTAAAGTAAATGGTAAAGAGTTACATTTTGGGCTAAAAGAGTTTGTTGCTATAACTGGTTTGAAATGTGGACCTGTTTCTGATTTTGTATCAGATCCACATGTTCAAAACAGACTCATTGCTGAAAATTTTGGAGATTTTAATAAAGTATCCAAGTCTGATTTTTATTACAAGTTTAAATTGCAAAATTTTTGGGAGGAAGATGATAAACTAAAAATCGGGATCCTGtactttatttcttcatttctgACTGCATCAGACCCTTCAAAGACAACAATTCCaaaattgtattttgatttGGTAGAGTCTGGACAGTATGCCACTTTCCCTTGGGCAAATGAGTGTTTTAATTTAACACTCAAAGCTTgcaatcaaaaattcaaaaaaaatccaTCGTCATTCAAATTCAACCAGTTCCACATAGCACTGCAGATATGGTTTTATGAGTGTTGTCATCCATTTGACAACACAATTGCCATACGTGTTTCAAATCGCACACCGAGAATCCTGAACTGGAAGACACCGAATGACGTCATTTTTTTTGACGATTTGAAGAAAACAATTTTCAGAACACATGGGAATCAG CATAAATTCAGAAATATTGTCTTCTCGGAAGAAGAGTTAAATAGAATGGACGAAACCATTTTAAATCAGTCCAGCAGCCACCATGATTCAGAAAATCCCAGATCATCGGAAAATCGTGCTGTTGACAGTGAACATAAAGTTCAAGAATTGAGAGCTGATATTGCCGAG gttaaggcagagttgaaagaactcAAAATCACT GTTCACAAGCGCATGGTTGATATCAAGATGTATGTTGATAACTCCACCAAAATGATAATTGATGAGATTCGATTGTCAAGAGGAGAACAAATACCTGAAGAACAACCAGAG GAAAACGTCAATCATCATGCTGCACAATCTGATCCAACAGATATGCCTACAGAGACAATTCCACAACAAGTCCAAAGTTCAAACACAGCTG CTCAAAAGTCAACGGATGATTGTTTAAATGTTGATGCATCTACAACGTCAAAATCAAAACCACCAACATTGGACGATTATCCTGATTTTACAATGACACAAATAATTGCCCTTGATCCGATTCTTAATGCCACCACGACTCCAAATCTGCGAACAAGAAACAAGAATGTGGGTAAATACGATTCTTCTCCTTATATCAGAATGTCGGAAGGAGAAAGCAGTTCAAATAGAGTACCTACAttctttcaaatcaaacatCCGTTCCAAAATCACAATGGGTTTGATGTACCAGATCAACTGATTGAGGAGTTCAATAAATGGATTTTCAAAGATGTGTCGAGCAGACGTGGCAG AAAAGCAGCATATTCCAAgagtaaaaacacatttcatcctCTAATGGACTTTGGCGTTGTCAAAATCGGAGAGAAAGatttttttcacataatgaGTCAACCGGGCAGACCTTGGGAGGACGGG CATATTAATACAATAATGTATTATCTCCGAAAGAAGGCAAAATACTCCCAAACAGTCACTTCTTACAGTACTGTTGATTGTTGGTTTATGGCATGGGTTGATAACATTGAGAAACAGTGGAGACAATCACAATGTGACATGAGATGCATATCACCGGACCATGATGTTGGACAATGCATTAGAGGATATAAGTTGCTTGCTAACATTCCGTGGGATAGGGTTGATGAAGTAATCATCCCAGTCAACATCAATGACAAATTCCATTGGTTTCTTGTTGTATTCCAAATCAAAAGTAGATgtctatatgtatatgattcGATGATGGGAGGATCTGTTCATTCAAGGAAAGTCAAAGAAGCCGTTGATAAGCTTGCAACCATGATTCCTTTATTTCTGACGAGCACAGGGTTTTATGGCAAAAGGCTTGATTTGTATGCGAATAATCTCCCTAATTATCAACAGAAGTCTCACTCTGAACCTCTAAGTATCAAGAATGTTACACATGTTCCTCAACAAGAAGAAAGTTCAAA TGGTTGTGGTTTATACACATCTCTATTTGCCGAATACATGAGCAATGATGTTTTTGATATGTCACATATTGATATTGATTCAACATATCATCGTCAAAGATATGCTACATTACTTTGGCATTATGGAAAATCAAAGAATGATGAAGGCGCAATCAGTGAAAGTGAAGTTACAGGAACAGTTGCTAGCAAGAAGGGTGGACCTCGAACTCATAAAGAACAAGTTATGGACACCACCAATTATCCTACTCCAAAATTCCGTATCAGGAAGTAG